One Longimicrobiales bacterium DNA window includes the following coding sequences:
- a CDS encoding UDP-glucuronic acid decarboxylase family protein: MRILITGAAGFLGSHLCDRFLAEGHEVIGMDNFITGSPDNIAHLLGHDGFSFVKHNVTDYIHVAGPLDGVLHFASPASPVDYLELPIQTLKVGSLGTHKTLGLAKEKRARYLLASTSEVYGDPQVHPQTEEYWGHVNPVGPRGVYDEAKRFAEAMTMAYHRFHGLQTRIIRIFNTYGPRMRPNDGRVVSNFIVQALRGEPLSVYGDGDQTRSFCYQSDEVDGIYRLFMSDYSMPVNIGNPDEFTVMELAQKVLALTGSPSTIEHQPLPKDDPKVRRPDITVARRELGWEPKVPLDEGLRLTVPYFREKVETTNAEARSLFEPGNETVTQ; this comes from the coding sequence ATGAGAATACTCATCACCGGTGCAGCTGGCTTTCTCGGCTCCCATCTCTGCGACCGCTTCCTGGCGGAAGGCCATGAAGTGATCGGCATGGACAACTTCATCACCGGCTCGCCGGACAACATCGCACACCTGCTCGGGCACGACGGCTTCAGCTTCGTGAAGCACAACGTCACGGACTACATCCATGTGGCCGGACCGCTCGACGGAGTGCTGCACTTCGCAAGTCCGGCGAGCCCGGTGGACTACCTGGAGCTGCCGATCCAGACGCTGAAGGTGGGCAGTCTCGGCACCCACAAGACGCTCGGCCTGGCCAAGGAGAAGCGCGCGCGGTATCTGCTCGCTTCGACGTCCGAAGTTTACGGCGATCCGCAGGTCCATCCGCAGACGGAGGAGTACTGGGGGCACGTGAACCCCGTCGGACCCCGGGGCGTCTACGACGAAGCGAAGCGCTTCGCCGAGGCCATGACCATGGCGTACCATCGGTTCCACGGGCTCCAGACGCGGATCATCCGGATCTTCAACACGTACGGTCCGCGAATGCGCCCCAACGATGGTCGTGTGGTCTCGAACTTCATCGTGCAGGCACTGCGCGGCGAGCCGCTCAGCGTATATGGCGACGGCGACCAGACACGCTCGTTCTGCTACCAGTCGGATGAGGTGGACGGCATTTACCGGCTCTTCATGTCCGATTACAGCATGCCGGTGAACATCGGCAATCCGGACGAATTCACCGTGATGGAGCTCGCCCAAAAGGTGCTGGCGCTGACGGGCAGTCCCTCGACGATCGAGCACCAGCCGCTGCCGAAGGACGATCCCAAGGTGCGCCGACCGGATATCACGGTGGCGCGCCGCGAGCTGGGCTGGGAGCCGAAGGTCCCGCTCGATGAGGGTCTGCGGCTGACGGTTCCCTACTTCCGCGAGAAGGTCGAGACGACGAACGCCGAGGCGCGTTCGCTGTTCGAGCCTGGCAACGAGACCGTCACGCAGTAG
- a CDS encoding methyltransferase domain-containing protein, with protein MTAPEHANTAEEERIVPGTALWETSYPDHIQRYTFALEYVAAGSRVLDAGCGVGYGAAEVADRRGAAVVAVDISAEALDLARRHFDRAAITWCRDDCQRLAEAAQHAPFDVIINFENIEHLAHPERFVERAADLLRPDGTLLTSTPNRLLLNHLRGAPADAPSTNQYHLNELSEAEFRTMLGRHFEHVELWYQSPAGSSRLRLLMHSAAVRLRVARPLRSISRWLRRLRPRGKHSGSRPPRLDSWTIARRDTGAAWTLIAVCRGPRRAPAPAAPPEQRSA; from the coding sequence ATGACGGCGCCGGAACACGCGAACACCGCCGAGGAAGAGCGGATCGTTCCAGGCACCGCACTGTGGGAGACGAGCTACCCCGATCACATCCAGCGCTACACGTTCGCGCTCGAGTACGTGGCGGCCGGGTCGCGGGTGCTGGATGCCGGCTGCGGTGTGGGCTACGGTGCGGCGGAAGTGGCGGACCGTCGTGGCGCAGCGGTGGTGGCGGTGGACATCTCCGCCGAAGCACTGGACCTTGCACGGCGCCACTTCGATCGCGCGGCGATCACGTGGTGTCGCGATGACTGCCAGCGGCTTGCCGAGGCCGCACAGCACGCGCCGTTCGACGTCATCATCAACTTCGAGAACATCGAGCACCTCGCGCACCCGGAGCGGTTCGTCGAGCGCGCGGCCGATCTGCTGCGGCCGGACGGGACGCTGCTGACGAGCACACCGAACCGGCTGCTGCTCAATCATCTCCGCGGTGCGCCCGCGGATGCGCCATCGACGAATCAGTACCACCTGAACGAGCTGAGCGAAGCCGAGTTCCGCACCATGCTCGGCAGGCACTTCGAGCACGTCGAGCTGTGGTATCAGTCGCCCGCCGGCTCCTCGCGACTGCGTCTGCTCATGCACTCGGCGGCCGTCCGCCTGCGCGTCGCTCGGCCTCTCCGGTCAATCAGCCGATGGCTGCGCCGTCTGCGCCCACGCGGCAAGCACTCAGGCTCTCGGCCGCCACGCCTCGACTCGTGGACGATCGCCAGGCGCGACACGGGCGCTGCCTGGACGCTCATCGCCGTATGCCGCGGCCCGCGCCGTGCACCAGCGCCGGCGGCGCCTCCCGAACAGCGCTCGGCCTGA
- a CDS encoding tetratricopeptide repeat protein, which translates to MHAQHTQLRQRGRHAFERKDYSTALEHFRAILADHPEYADIRHFAGLCLVFLGRPEEAVVELDAALAVNPGYVEANINRALVLQELGRYEEARQAFEEASEHERRNHGRFPAAATARLANAHAGVGDLYMETGAPGEAAAQYYMALELRPQFHDIRNKYATALLGMGRLDEAAQQLRRVLEGNPHFIAARLNLGLALYRQGSVEEAAAEWEMCRAQQPAHPQVRAYLALLERLRSGVDDE; encoded by the coding sequence ATGCACGCGCAGCATACCCAGCTCAGGCAGCGGGGCCGGCACGCATTCGAGCGAAAGGACTATTCTACCGCTCTGGAGCATTTCCGGGCGATCCTGGCGGATCACCCGGAGTATGCCGACATCCGGCACTTTGCCGGGCTGTGCCTGGTATTCCTGGGTCGGCCCGAGGAGGCGGTGGTCGAGCTGGACGCGGCGCTCGCAGTCAACCCGGGCTACGTCGAGGCGAATATCAATCGCGCCCTCGTGCTCCAGGAGCTGGGGCGCTACGAAGAGGCGCGCCAGGCATTCGAGGAAGCCAGTGAGCACGAGCGGCGGAACCACGGCCGGTTCCCGGCCGCGGCAACGGCGCGGCTGGCGAATGCGCACGCCGGGGTCGGCGACCTGTACATGGAGACCGGTGCACCCGGTGAAGCCGCGGCGCAGTATTACATGGCCCTCGAGCTGCGGCCGCAGTTTCATGACATTCGCAACAAGTACGCGACGGCTCTGCTCGGAATGGGCCGGCTCGACGAAGCCGCACAGCAGCTGAGGCGGGTCCTCGAAGGCAACCCGCACTTCATCGCGGCGCGTCTCAATCTGGGGCTCGCGCTCTACCGGCAGGGAAGCGTGGAAGAGGCAGCGGCGGAATGGGAGATGTGTCGCGCACAGCAGCCCGCCCACCCGCAGGTCCGTGCCTATCTGGCCCTGCTGGAACGGCTGCGATCGGGAGTCGACGATGAATGA
- a CDS encoding FkbM family methyltransferase, translated as MTTARLLQVLRKGWTYGVRLLERPARLPAVLASVVVRGSHLGETLNAARHAAWLERSGIRTVIDVGTHAGEFASGIRSVLPDCTLYCFEPQPQPFARLEHRFRRDAAVHAFNIALGSAPGEAVLHQSNFTKASSLLPMADLHRQAYAWSAGGSDITVRVDTLDNVLPREVERAVLLKLDVQGFELEVLRGASATLARTRYVLVETSVGGTLYEGEATFGEVHALLVQAGFRYAGVWDQMSDPRTDAPLQIDALFVRAETAGGSHASTERG; from the coding sequence ATGACGACGGCACGGCTGCTCCAGGTCCTCCGGAAGGGCTGGACGTACGGTGTGCGTCTTCTCGAACGGCCCGCGCGACTTCCGGCGGTACTCGCCAGCGTGGTCGTACGCGGGTCGCATCTGGGCGAGACACTGAACGCCGCGCGTCACGCTGCGTGGCTCGAGCGTTCGGGCATCAGGACCGTCATTGATGTCGGCACGCATGCGGGGGAGTTCGCCTCCGGTATCCGCAGCGTGCTGCCGGACTGCACACTGTACTGCTTCGAGCCGCAGCCGCAGCCGTTCGCGCGACTCGAGCATCGCTTCCGTCGCGATGCTGCGGTGCACGCGTTCAACATTGCGCTCGGTAGTGCGCCCGGCGAGGCGGTACTGCACCAGAGCAACTTCACGAAAGCGTCATCACTGCTGCCGATGGCCGATCTTCATCGGCAGGCGTATGCGTGGAGCGCCGGTGGCTCCGACATCACCGTCCGCGTGGACACGCTGGACAACGTACTGCCGCGAGAGGTCGAGCGTGCCGTTCTGCTGAAGCTGGATGTGCAGGGATTCGAGCTGGAAGTGTTGCGCGGTGCGTCCGCGACTCTGGCGCGGACGCGCTACGTACTCGTGGAGACGAGCGTGGGTGGCACGCTGTACGAAGGTGAAGCGACGTTCGGCGAGGTCCACGCGCTGCTCGTGCAGGCGGGGTTCAGGTATGCGGGCGTGTGGGACCAGATGAGCGATCCGCGCACGGACGCACCGCTCCAGATCGATGCGCTGTTCGTGAGGGCGGAGACGGCTGGCGGATCGCACGCGTCGACTGAACGGGGGTAG
- a CDS encoding tetratricopeptide repeat protein: MNDGRPGPPGAGPFASRLMVVLLLLPAAGCNEPEPATARGDRLFADSNYVGALAEYRLAFELRKGTAELARVAHTYALTGQFERARESYDLLLERAPEYTDQAVFDYLTLARRAQARSDRFGMAGAVEAALQLRAGLPVGEMAAPLARYYARAGDRDRARDFYERALGFATGDSVPGLLFDFAQFQESQGNCAEAVELFSAFRARQPRGEESDQARWNIGNCSFALAQQARENGEPEKALEHLQVTLDLGVPQNLMDQAWFERGEALLELGRRDEALQAYIKVLENARTTGGSLTERARQRIDQLRFGTDPSPTDMESRRPNGEIRDDDNETWSRQRG, translated from the coding sequence ATGAATGATGGAAGACCGGGGCCCCCAGGAGCGGGCCCCTTCGCCAGCCGTCTGATGGTCGTGCTCCTGCTGCTGCCGGCCGCAGGCTGCAACGAGCCGGAGCCCGCCACGGCGCGGGGGGACCGGCTCTTTGCCGATTCCAACTACGTCGGTGCCCTGGCGGAGTACCGCCTTGCGTTCGAGCTGAGGAAAGGCACCGCTGAGCTCGCGAGGGTCGCCCATACATACGCGTTGACCGGCCAGTTCGAGCGGGCGCGTGAAAGCTATGATCTGCTTCTGGAGCGGGCCCCGGAGTACACGGACCAGGCGGTGTTTGACTACCTGACGCTGGCGCGGCGGGCCCAGGCGCGGTCGGACCGCTTCGGCATGGCCGGCGCGGTCGAGGCTGCGCTCCAGCTGCGCGCGGGGCTGCCCGTCGGCGAGATGGCCGCTCCGCTCGCCCGCTATTACGCCCGCGCCGGCGATCGTGATCGCGCCCGCGACTTCTATGAGCGGGCACTCGGCTTCGCGACCGGCGATTCCGTGCCCGGCCTCCTCTTCGACTTCGCACAGTTCCAGGAGTCGCAGGGCAACTGCGCGGAGGCGGTTGAGCTGTTCAGCGCCTTTCGCGCGCGCCAGCCGCGGGGGGAGGAGTCGGATCAGGCGCGGTGGAACATCGGCAACTGCTCCTTCGCGCTCGCACAGCAGGCTCGGGAGAACGGTGAGCCGGAGAAGGCGCTGGAGCACCTCCAGGTGACGCTCGACCTCGGCGTGCCGCAGAACCTGATGGACCAGGCGTGGTTCGAGCGCGGAGAAGCGCTGCTGGAACTCGGTCGCCGCGACGAGGCTTTGCAGGCGTACATCAAGGTGCTGGAAAACGCCCGCACGACCGGCGGCTCGCTCACGGAGCGTGCCCGCCAGCGCATCGACCAGCTGAGGTTCGGCACGGATCCGTCCCCGACCGACATGGAGTCGCGCCGCCCGAATGGCGAGATTCGGGATGACGATAACGAAACATGGTCACGTCAGCGCGGGTAG
- a CDS encoding flippase produces MTQRARGGSALLARNSALNAAGQLAPLLLAIPILPYVLGALGTERFAVLTLAWTVIGYFGFLDLGLGRAATKFVAGMLGAGRSDEIGRVVWSSIALQVLLGVVGAALIAALAPFIAGSILRIADPGLLAETRTTLIVVAFGLPLVLLSGTFSGVLEAHQRFDLVNLVRVPANIATLVVPAIGAALSASLPAIVIGIVIARACSLLGFAALAMNAAGGLRPVRPSRELLRQLLGFGGWLSVSLLAAPILTYAERLLIGGLRSLTELAYYAVPFEIVARTAVIPSAVALTLFPAFSHAQGSRETIAALFRRPLRLLFLLQWPLLVVFWLFPGEILAAWMNREVAAAGAHALRLLALAFFFNGFAQVALAGVQGLGRPDLKAKLDLVQLPLYIACAAVLTARFGVTGAAFAKLVFTVLDAIMLFMFARHLGSGALMGGTARGRHVRAAGAFIVVVAVAAAMFAPLPVRVLTAATAVFGLGGVFWSRALEPSDRAAVRGLFARRTFGQATP; encoded by the coding sequence ATGACACAGCGCGCTCGGGGCGGGAGCGCGCTGCTGGCCCGCAACTCCGCACTGAACGCGGCCGGGCAGCTCGCGCCACTGCTGCTCGCCATTCCCATCCTGCCGTATGTGCTCGGCGCGCTCGGCACCGAGCGGTTCGCCGTACTCACACTCGCCTGGACCGTCATCGGCTACTTCGGGTTCCTGGACCTGGGGCTGGGCCGCGCGGCCACGAAGTTCGTCGCCGGCATGCTGGGCGCCGGACGGAGCGATGAGATCGGCCGCGTGGTATGGAGCTCGATCGCACTCCAGGTGCTGCTCGGAGTGGTCGGCGCAGCGCTCATAGCCGCGCTCGCGCCATTCATCGCCGGGAGCATACTGCGCATCGCGGACCCGGGTCTGCTCGCGGAGACACGCACTACGCTCATCGTCGTGGCGTTCGGTTTGCCGCTCGTGCTCCTATCGGGCACGTTCTCGGGCGTGCTCGAGGCCCATCAGCGCTTCGACCTCGTCAATCTCGTGCGCGTGCCCGCGAACATTGCCACGCTCGTCGTGCCGGCGATCGGTGCTGCACTGTCCGCGTCACTGCCCGCGATCGTCATCGGCATCGTCATCGCGCGCGCGTGCTCACTGCTCGGCTTCGCAGCGCTCGCCATGAATGCGGCCGGCGGGCTCCGCCCCGTGCGGCCGAGCCGTGAGCTGCTGCGTCAGCTGCTCGGCTTTGGCGGCTGGCTCTCCGTGTCGCTTCTCGCCGCGCCGATCCTCACGTACGCCGAGCGCCTGCTCATCGGCGGTCTCCGATCGCTCACGGAGCTGGCGTACTACGCCGTTCCGTTCGAGATCGTGGCGCGCACCGCCGTCATTCCGTCCGCCGTAGCGCTCACACTGTTTCCCGCGTTCAGTCATGCACAGGGGAGCAGGGAGACGATCGCGGCCCTGTTCCGTCGCCCGCTGCGACTGCTGTTCCTCCTGCAATGGCCGCTGCTGGTGGTGTTCTGGCTGTTCCCCGGCGAGATCCTGGCTGCGTGGATGAATCGTGAAGTCGCGGCAGCGGGAGCTCACGCGCTGCGTCTGCTGGCACTGGCGTTCTTCTTCAACGGCTTCGCGCAGGTCGCGCTCGCGGGCGTGCAGGGACTCGGCCGGCCGGATCTGAAGGCGAAGCTCGACCTCGTGCAGCTGCCACTCTACATCGCGTGCGCGGCAGTGCTCACTGCGCGCTTCGGCGTGACCGGCGCCGCATTCGCGAAACTCGTCTTCACGGTACTGGACGCGATCATGCTCTTCATGTTCGCGCGCCATCTCGGGTCGGGGGCGCTGATGGGCGGAACGGCGCGCGGTCGACACGTGCGAGCGGCCGGCGCGTTCATCGTGGTCGTTGCCGTCGCCGCGGCGATGTTCGCGCCGCTGCCCGTGCGGGTCCTGACCGCCGCAACTGCCGTGTTCGGCCTGGGCGGTGTCTTCTGGAGCCGCGCGCTCGAGCCATCCGACCGTGCGGCGGTGCGTGGCCTCTTCGCCCGACGCACGTTCGGGCAGGCGACGCCGTGA
- a CDS encoding CpsB/CapC family capsule biosynthesis tyrosine phosphatase — translation MYTVDFHNHVIPGVDDGASDDAEAASALHAFLAHNTRQIIATPHVNGSLSLRPELLEERLREIDAGWVRLERIARENVPEMVVHRGAEVMLDTPEPDLSDERLRLAGTHFALCEYPFMTVPPNSTGVLNRLVAAGVTPIIAHPERYVGVDPRCVLPLRWRAAGALLQVNAGSLSGRYGEQARFNAFAILEHALADYICSDYHARGRPSTAGAAKLITDAGGEEQLQLLTSVNATRLLQGELPLPVAPLRLRLGVKDRLRRWMR, via the coding sequence ATGTACACAGTCGATTTTCATAACCACGTCATTCCCGGCGTGGACGATGGCGCGTCGGACGATGCGGAGGCCGCGTCGGCGCTGCACGCGTTCCTGGCGCACAACACACGCCAGATCATTGCGACACCGCACGTGAACGGATCGCTGTCGCTGCGGCCCGAGCTGCTCGAGGAGCGTCTGCGCGAGATCGATGCGGGCTGGGTGCGTCTCGAGCGCATCGCCCGGGAGAACGTCCCGGAGATGGTGGTTCACCGGGGGGCCGAAGTCATGCTCGACACGCCTGAGCCGGACCTGAGCGACGAGCGACTGCGTCTCGCAGGCACGCACTTCGCCCTGTGCGAGTACCCGTTCATGACCGTGCCGCCCAACTCCACGGGAGTGCTCAACCGCCTCGTGGCCGCCGGAGTGACGCCCATCATCGCGCACCCGGAGCGCTATGTCGGTGTCGATCCCAGATGCGTGCTGCCGCTGCGCTGGCGGGCCGCCGGCGCGCTCCTCCAGGTGAATGCGGGCTCGCTCAGCGGCCGGTACGGCGAGCAGGCCCGGTTCAATGCGTTCGCCATCCTGGAACACGCGCTGGCCGATTACATCTGCAGTGATTACCACGCGCGCGGCCGGCCATCGACCGCCGGCGCCGCAAAGCTCATTACCGACGCGGGCGGCGAGGAGCAGCTTCAGCTGCTGACCTCGGTGAACGCCACGCGATTGCTCCAGGGCGAGCTGCCTCTCCCCGTGGCGCCGCTCCGCCTGAGGCTCGGTGTGAAGGACCGCCTGCGTCGCTGGATGCGCTGA
- the bamD gene encoding outer membrane protein assembly factor BamD produces the protein MRLKTILLTAPLLALSLTACASSGPALENLDQEALFQHGMERLRDRDWSGAIATFERFTLTFPNHDRVAEARFRIAEAYEGRGEHVTAALEYNRLAGDYPAGPWADDARFGVCRSYYELSPAPPRDQEYTVTAIDHCRSLTLYYPESEFVEQAEGMLDTLVNKLAEKDFETAEYYFRRRAYHSANIYFEGVATDYPETPWAPRALLRLHESFTILGYEQEAQAARERLLREFPTSPQARQVDGSGATSGLRP, from the coding sequence ATGCGACTCAAGACGATACTCCTGACCGCACCGCTGCTCGCGCTGTCGCTCACAGCGTGCGCATCGAGCGGACCCGCCCTGGAGAACCTGGACCAGGAGGCGCTCTTCCAGCACGGCATGGAGCGGCTGAGGGACCGGGACTGGTCCGGCGCGATCGCCACGTTCGAGCGCTTCACCCTCACCTTCCCCAATCACGACCGCGTAGCGGAAGCGCGATTCCGGATCGCGGAAGCCTACGAGGGCCGGGGTGAGCACGTGACCGCGGCCCTGGAATACAACCGCCTCGCCGGTGACTATCCGGCCGGGCCGTGGGCCGATGACGCCCGCTTCGGTGTGTGCCGCTCCTATTACGAGCTGTCGCCGGCCCCGCCGCGCGACCAGGAATACACCGTCACGGCGATCGACCACTGCCGCTCGCTCACGCTCTACTATCCGGAGAGCGAGTTCGTCGAGCAGGCCGAAGGGATGCTCGACACGCTGGTCAACAAGCTCGCCGAAAAGGACTTCGAGACGGCGGAGTACTATTTCCGCCGCCGGGCCTATCATTCGGCGAACATCTATTTCGAGGGCGTCGCGACCGATTACCCGGAAACGCCGTGGGCACCGCGTGCGCTGCTGCGACTTCACGAGTCGTTTACGATCCTCGGCTACGAGCAGGAAGCGCAGGCCGCGCGGGAGCGCCTGCTGCGCGAATTCCCGACTTCGCCGCAGGCGCGGCAGGTCGACGGCAGCGGAGCCACGTCCGGCCTCCGGCCGTGA
- a CDS encoding glycosyltransferase family 4 protein, which yields MTFLLPKYGWQASGGFSVVYTYASLLARAGHEVRVLHPRRLPPGGWPAPVGVMGRARRAAARLRDHIMRPRLRWAVVDPRVELAYIPEISARHVPDGDAVIATWWSTAEAALELPASKGRRFHLVQGYEVWNGAEERVHAAWRAPLHKIFIAGWLQRRALELGVPESMTTFIPNAVPHDTFFVTRPIDARPPRVAMLYSSQPYKGGDVGLDILRRAKERVPALSAALFGVERAPHGLPSWITYTRNASARELAANIYNEAAIYLCPSLSEGWHLPPAEAMACGCALVSSDIGGVQDYAVHHDTALLFPAGDVEAGAACVARLLADGEERMRLAARGRDRISTFSWDRSAARLEALLARSIETADGGPQ from the coding sequence GTGACGTTTCTGCTGCCGAAGTACGGATGGCAGGCGAGCGGCGGATTCAGCGTGGTGTATACCTACGCGAGTCTGCTGGCGCGGGCGGGGCACGAGGTGCGCGTGCTGCATCCGCGACGCCTGCCACCCGGCGGCTGGCCCGCTCCGGTGGGAGTGATGGGTCGGGCTCGCCGAGCCGCTGCGCGACTGCGCGACCACATCATGCGTCCCCGACTGCGCTGGGCGGTCGTCGATCCGCGCGTGGAGCTGGCGTACATACCCGAGATATCCGCCCGCCACGTCCCCGACGGCGATGCCGTGATTGCAACATGGTGGTCGACGGCGGAGGCCGCGCTCGAGCTTCCCGCGAGCAAGGGCCGACGCTTCCACCTCGTTCAGGGATACGAGGTCTGGAATGGCGCGGAGGAACGCGTACACGCCGCCTGGCGCGCACCACTGCACAAGATCTTCATCGCAGGGTGGCTGCAGCGGCGTGCGCTCGAGCTTGGCGTGCCCGAGTCCATGACGACGTTCATTCCGAACGCCGTTCCGCATGACACCTTCTTCGTGACGCGGCCGATCGACGCCCGCCCCCCTCGCGTGGCCATGCTCTACTCCAGTCAGCCGTACAAGGGCGGGGACGTCGGCCTGGACATACTGCGACGGGCGAAGGAGCGCGTGCCGGCGCTGAGCGCGGCGCTGTTCGGAGTCGAGCGCGCACCGCATGGGCTGCCTTCGTGGATCACGTACACGCGCAATGCATCCGCTCGCGAGCTCGCGGCGAACATCTACAACGAGGCTGCCATCTATCTCTGCCCCAGCCTGTCGGAGGGATGGCACCTGCCGCCGGCAGAGGCGATGGCGTGCGGCTGCGCGCTCGTGTCGTCCGACATCGGTGGCGTGCAGGATTACGCCGTACACCATGATACAGCGCTGCTGTTTCCCGCCGGCGATGTCGAAGCCGGCGCCGCCTGTGTCGCAAGGCTCCTGGCAGACGGCGAGGAGCGCATGCGACTGGCGGCACGCGGGCGCGACCGCATCAGCACGTTCTCGTGGGATCGCAGCGCCGCACGGCTCGAAGCGCTGCTCGCGCGCAGCATCGAGACGGCAGACGGAGGGCCGCAATGA
- a CDS encoding UDP-glucose/GDP-mannose dehydrogenase family protein, whose amino-acid sequence MRVAVVGTGYVGLVVGAGLADTGNDVTCVDIDENKIGRLNRGEIPIYEPGLDKLVERNLEDGRLTFSTDVATAVRDAQVIFIAVGTPPGEDGSADLQHVLAVAETIGRSMSDEKVVVTKSTVPVGTAARVRAVIREHTDLPVHVCSNPEFLKEGAAVDDFMKPDRVVIGVDSEHARKVLGELYAPFVRTGNPILFMDVASAEITKYAANAMLATRISFMNMIARLCDDVGADVSLVRQGVGSDERIGNSFLFAGAGYGGSCFPKDVKALIRTLADRGLDSGILDAVERVNEAQKQALLRMIDDAFPDGLDGRRFGVWGLSFKPETDDMREAPSIVVIEGLLERGAQVTAHDPEALDVARSVFGDRIGYADNNYDAITDADALVIITEWKQYRQPDFERIRGMLRQPLVFDGRNLFNPDRMRELGFEYVSIGRPRVRPAGRVAAR is encoded by the coding sequence ATGCGAGTGGCGGTCGTCGGGACGGGCTATGTGGGCCTCGTGGTGGGTGCCGGGCTGGCCGATACGGGCAACGATGTCACGTGCGTCGACATCGATGAGAACAAGATCGGCAGACTGAACCGCGGCGAGATCCCGATATACGAGCCGGGTCTCGACAAGCTGGTCGAGCGCAATCTCGAGGACGGCCGTCTGACGTTCTCGACGGACGTGGCCACGGCGGTGCGTGACGCACAGGTCATCTTCATCGCAGTCGGCACGCCGCCCGGCGAGGACGGCAGTGCCGACCTTCAGCACGTGCTTGCGGTGGCCGAGACGATAGGCCGCTCGATGAGCGATGAGAAGGTCGTGGTGACCAAGAGCACGGTGCCGGTCGGCACGGCTGCGCGGGTACGCGCCGTCATCCGGGAGCATACGGACCTGCCGGTGCATGTGTGCTCGAACCCCGAGTTCCTGAAGGAGGGTGCCGCGGTCGATGACTTCATGAAGCCGGACCGTGTCGTAATCGGTGTTGATTCCGAGCATGCGCGCAAGGTGCTCGGCGAGCTTTACGCTCCGTTCGTGCGCACGGGCAACCCCATCCTCTTCATGGACGTGGCTTCGGCCGAGATCACGAAGTACGCCGCGAACGCGATGCTCGCCACGCGCATCTCCTTCATGAACATGATCGCGCGGCTGTGCGATGACGTGGGCGCCGATGTGAGCCTGGTGCGCCAGGGTGTCGGCTCCGACGAGCGCATCGGCAACTCTTTCCTCTTCGCGGGCGCCGGCTACGGGGGCAGCTGCTTCCCGAAGGATGTAAAGGCGCTGATTCGTACGCTCGCGGACCGCGGTCTCGACAGCGGCATCCTGGACGCGGTCGAAAGGGTGAACGAGGCGCAGAAGCAGGCATTGCTGCGCATGATCGACGATGCATTTCCCGATGGTCTGGACGGCCGGCGCTTCGGCGTCTGGGGGCTGAGCTTCAAGCCGGAGACGGACGACATGCGCGAGGCCCCATCGATCGTCGTGATCGAGGGGCTGCTGGAGCGTGGTGCACAGGTGACCGCGCACGACCCGGAAGCGCTCGACGTGGCGCGGAGCGTCTTCGGTGATCGCATTGGCTATGCGGACAACAACTACGACGCGATCACGGACGCTGACGCACTGGTCATCATTACTGAATGGAAGCAGTACCGGCAGCCCGACTTCGAACGGATCCGCGGCATGCTGCGTCAGCCGCTCGTGTTCGACGGCCGCAATCTCTTCAACCCCGATCGCATGCGCGAGCTCGGGTTCGAGTACGTCAGCATCGGCCGGCCGCGCGTCCGGCCTGCCGGTCGCGTCGCGGCCCGCTGA